Within Massilia litorea, the genomic segment GGACAGCAAACGCGACGCCCGCTGGAACCGCGGCGCCTACCTGGTCGAAGGACTCGGCCACTGCAGCGCCTGCCACAGCACGCGCAACAGCCTTGGGGCGACCGAGGGCGGCCTCGGCGGCGGCCTGATCCCGATGCTTGGCTGGTATGCGCCCTCCCTGACCTCGGACGCCGAAGCGGGCCTCGGCAACTGGAGCGAAGCGCACATCGTGCAGCTGCTGGGAACCGGTGTCGCACCCGGCGCCAGCGTGACCGGGCCGATGGCGGAAGTGGTGGTACAGAGCCTGCAACACCTGACCAACGAGGACCTGGGCGCGATGGCGGCTTACCTGAAGTCCCTGCCTGCGGGAGCGCCTGCCGACCGCACAGCCGCGCCGCGTCCGTCCGAACAAACGATGCGCGCGGGAGAAAAGCTGTATGGGCAACACTGCGCCACCTGCCACGGCGAGCGCGGCGAAGGCAAGGGACCGTATCCGGCCCTGTCGAAGAACCGCGCCCTGGCGCTGGCCGAGCCGGTGAATGCGATCCGCGTCGTCCTCAACGGCGGCTTCGCGCCGGGCACCGCAGGCAATCCGCGCCCCTACGGCATGCCGCCTTTTGGTCACGTGCTGAAGGACGAAGAGGTGGCGAACCTCGTCAGCTTCCTGCGCGCCAGCTGGGGCAATGCCGCGCCCCCTGTGTCGAGCGCCGAGGTGAATCGTTACCGGAGCGTGCCGCTGGATTAGGAATGTTTATTCGACACGGGCCAAGGGGACAGCCGCTGTCGCCCCGAAGCGGACTGTCACTGGCGGCAGTGACAAGTAAGGTTCCACCGATGGAAGGTACTCATCGATGTGCGCGACGTGAAGCGGCTGATAGAAGTCAGAATCGGTGGCAAGTGCCATCCCAAGCTTGGTCCCAGGGTCTCGGGGGCTTGGCATTACGCCGAACCTTGAACACACTTCCTCTTGAGTTTCCACGGATGCTATGCAAGCTTAGACCGGGTACGTTGAACGGTTGCTCTTGGCCGATTGCAGACCCGGTGTAACGTCCGCTTCCGACCGTAAGCGGACTTTTCCAACCACTCAGTTAAGGCGGGCAGCGCTGCTGTCCCGCTTTATCACCCAGGTTAGGGAACGTAGACCATGTAGACGGTTACAAGAAATTCACTGTCCACTTCTGATACGTGCACCTGCAGCACAAGGTCGCTACTTCCTTCCTCTTCCGTCCAGAGATCAATCAGGGCGTCCCAGTGATCGCCCATCCAGATACGCACCGATGTAGCCCACGACTCTTGTGGAAGTGAAACCAGCTTCGCACCGTACTCTTGAATGTACGTACGAATCTGCGTCGCGGTCTCCTCCGATACCGGAGCGACTCCGGCAAGTCCATCTGCAAGACAGTAGTCATCACGAACGAAGGCATCAACGATGTTCTGTAGAGTCGGTCGCCATGCTGACGGTATCGGCCCTTCATTTTCCGGATCTTTGGTTACCTGAACTTCGGTGTGCTCAT encodes:
- a CDS encoding c-type cytochrome codes for the protein MKRVWLGLLVLLIVAAAFVAAAWPREEFIASASSADQASSEANIARGAYLARAGDCMACHTARGGVPYAGGRALDTPFGRLVAPNITPEPTSGIGNWTADDFWRALHNGKSKDGRLLYPAFPYTNYTKVTRPDADALFAYLRSLPPVRQHNQPHDLAFPYNQQMTLAGWRLLYFRPGVQQPDSKRDARWNRGAYLVEGLGHCSACHSTRNSLGATEGGLGGGLIPMLGWYAPSLTSDAEAGLGNWSEAHIVQLLGTGVAPGASVTGPMAEVVVQSLQHLTNEDLGAMAAYLKSLPAGAPADRTAAPRPSEQTMRAGEKLYGQHCATCHGERGEGKGPYPALSKNRALALAEPVNAIRVVLNGGFAPGTAGNPRPYGMPPFGHVLKDEEVANLVSFLRASWGNAAPPVSSAEVNRYRSVPLD
- a CDS encoding immunity protein Imm33 domain-containing protein yields the protein MPSPRDPGTKLGMALATDSDFYQPLHVAHIDEYLPSVEPYLSLPPVTVRFGATAAVPLARVE
- a CDS encoding DUF7668 domain-containing protein; translation: MRLFNEHTEVQVTKDPENEGPIPSAWRPTLQNIVDAFVRDDYCLADGLAGVAPVSEETATQIRTYIQEYGAKLVSLPQESWATSVRIWMGDHWDALIDLWTEEEGSSDLVLQVHVSEVDSEFLVTVYMVYVP